Proteins from a genomic interval of Apteryx mantelli isolate bAptMan1 chromosome 5, bAptMan1.hap1, whole genome shotgun sequence:
- the NDNF gene encoding protein NDNF isoform X2, which translates to MLLLHCALLLLLLPLSSRTQKLPTRDEELFQMQIRDKAFFHDSSVIPDGAEISSYLFRDTPKRYFFVVEEDNTPLAVTVTPCDAPLEWKLSVQELPEEASGEGSGEPEPLEQQKQQITNEEGTELFSYKGNDVEYFVSSSSPSGLYQLDLLSTEKDTHFKVYATTTPESDQPYPELPYDPRIDVTSLGRTTVTLAWKPSPTASLLKQPIQYCIVINKEHNFKSLCAVEAKLSSDDAFMMAPKPGLDFSPFDFAHFGFPSDTNSGKERGFLKSSSKFGRQMSSKPRVDLHKICIGNKNIFTVSDLKPDMQYYFDMFAVNTNTNMSTAYVGTFARTKEEAKQKTVELKDGKVTDVFIKRKGAKFLRFAPVSSHQKVTFSVHSCLDAVQIQVRRDGKLLLSQNVEGVRQFQLRGKAKAKYLIRLKGSKKGASMLKILATTRPNKQSFPSLPEDMRIKAFDKLRTCSSVTVAWLGTQERNKFCIYKKEVDDNYNEEQKKREQNQCLGPDTRKKTEKVLCKYFHSQNIQKAVTTETIRGLQPGKSYLLDVYVIGHGGHSVKYQSKLVKTRKFC; encoded by the exons ATGCTCCTGCTTCACTGtgctctgcttttgctgctgctgccactcagCTCAAGGACACAGAAGTTGCCTACCAGAGATGAGGAGCTCTTCCAAATGCAGATCCGGGACAAAGCGTTTTTTCATGATTCATCAGTAATCCCAGATGGAGCTGAAATTAGCAGCTATCTCTTCCGAGACACACCTAAAAG GTATTTCTTTGTGGTTGAAGAGGACAACACTCCCTTAGCAGTGACAGTGACACCATGCGATGCCCCTCTGGAGTGGAAACTGAGTGTGCAAGAGCTCCCAGAGGAAGCCAGTGGAGAAGGTTCAG GTGAACCAGAACCTCTTgagcagcagaaacagcagatTACTAATGAAGAAGGCACAGAGCTGTTCTCTTACAAAGGCAACGATGTTGAGTATTTTGTGTCCTCTAGCTCCCCATCTGGTTTGTACCAACTAGATCTGCTGTCAACAGAGAAGGATACACATTTTAAAGTTTATGCAACCACTACTCCAGAATCAGACCAACCTTATCCTGAATTACCTTATGATCCCAGAATTGATGTCACTTCTCTGGGACGTACAACAGTGACGCTAGCATGGAAACCAAGTCCCACCGCCTCATTACTGAAACAGCCAATTCAGTATTGCATAGTCATCAATAAAGAACACAATTTCAAAAGCCTTTGTGCTGTTGAAGCCAAACTCAGTTCTGATGATGCCTTTATGATGGCTCCAAAACCCGGTCTGGACTTCAGTCCATTTGACTTTGCCCATTTTGGCTTCCCTTCAGACACCAACTCGGGCAAAGAACGTGGTTTCCTAAAATCATCGTCAAAGTTTGGGCGCCAAATGTCTTCAAAGCCAAGAGTTGATCTGCATAAGATTTGCATTGGGAACAAGAACATCTTCACAGTGTCTGATCTGAAACCTGATATGCAGTACTACTTTGACATGTTTGCAGTAAATACTAACACTAACATGAGCACCGCATATGTTGGCACCTTTGCCAGAACGAAAGAGGAGGCTAAACAGAAGACAGTTGAACTGAAGGATGGCAAAGTAACAGATGTATTTATCAAGAGAAAGGGAGCGAAATTTCTACGGTTTGCTCCTGTTTCATCTCACCAAAAAGTCACCTTCTCTGTTCATTCGTGCCTGGATGCTGTTCAGATCCAAGTTAGAAGAGATGGAAAACTTCTCTTGTCTCAAAATGTTGAGGGTGTACGGCAGTTTCAGCTTCGAGGAAAAGCAAAAGCTAAATATCTAATTAGgctgaaaggaagcaaaaaaggTGCTTCCATGTTGAAGATTTTGGCTACAACAAGGCCTAATAAGCAgtcatttccttctcttcctgaAGATATGAGAATCAAAGCCTTCGACAAACTTCGCACATGTTCTTCTGTCACAGTGGCATGGCTAGGGACACAAGAGAGAAACAAATTCTGCATCTACAAAAAGGAAGTGGATGATAATTATaatgaagaacagaagaaaagagaacagaATCAATGCTTGGGTCCAGatacaaggaagaaaacagaaaaggttctCTGTAAATACTTTCACAGCCAGAATATACAGAAAGCAGTTACCACAGAGACAATTCGAGGCCTGCAGCCTGGCAAATCCTACCTGCTGGACGTTTACGTCATAGGGCATGGAGGGCACTCTGTTAAATATCAGAGCAAATTGGTGAAAACAAGGAAGTTCTGTTAG
- the NDNF gene encoding protein NDNF isoform X1, with amino-acid sequence MATKCCLIACRMLLLHCALLLLLLPLSSRTQKLPTRDEELFQMQIRDKAFFHDSSVIPDGAEISSYLFRDTPKRYFFVVEEDNTPLAVTVTPCDAPLEWKLSVQELPEEASGEGSGEPEPLEQQKQQITNEEGTELFSYKGNDVEYFVSSSSPSGLYQLDLLSTEKDTHFKVYATTTPESDQPYPELPYDPRIDVTSLGRTTVTLAWKPSPTASLLKQPIQYCIVINKEHNFKSLCAVEAKLSSDDAFMMAPKPGLDFSPFDFAHFGFPSDTNSGKERGFLKSSSKFGRQMSSKPRVDLHKICIGNKNIFTVSDLKPDMQYYFDMFAVNTNTNMSTAYVGTFARTKEEAKQKTVELKDGKVTDVFIKRKGAKFLRFAPVSSHQKVTFSVHSCLDAVQIQVRRDGKLLLSQNVEGVRQFQLRGKAKAKYLIRLKGSKKGASMLKILATTRPNKQSFPSLPEDMRIKAFDKLRTCSSVTVAWLGTQERNKFCIYKKEVDDNYNEEQKKREQNQCLGPDTRKKTEKVLCKYFHSQNIQKAVTTETIRGLQPGKSYLLDVYVIGHGGHSVKYQSKLVKTRKFC; translated from the exons ATGGCTACTAAGTGCTGTTTAATCGCTTGCAG GATGCTCCTGCTTCACTGtgctctgcttttgctgctgctgccactcagCTCAAGGACACAGAAGTTGCCTACCAGAGATGAGGAGCTCTTCCAAATGCAGATCCGGGACAAAGCGTTTTTTCATGATTCATCAGTAATCCCAGATGGAGCTGAAATTAGCAGCTATCTCTTCCGAGACACACCTAAAAG GTATTTCTTTGTGGTTGAAGAGGACAACACTCCCTTAGCAGTGACAGTGACACCATGCGATGCCCCTCTGGAGTGGAAACTGAGTGTGCAAGAGCTCCCAGAGGAAGCCAGTGGAGAAGGTTCAG GTGAACCAGAACCTCTTgagcagcagaaacagcagatTACTAATGAAGAAGGCACAGAGCTGTTCTCTTACAAAGGCAACGATGTTGAGTATTTTGTGTCCTCTAGCTCCCCATCTGGTTTGTACCAACTAGATCTGCTGTCAACAGAGAAGGATACACATTTTAAAGTTTATGCAACCACTACTCCAGAATCAGACCAACCTTATCCTGAATTACCTTATGATCCCAGAATTGATGTCACTTCTCTGGGACGTACAACAGTGACGCTAGCATGGAAACCAAGTCCCACCGCCTCATTACTGAAACAGCCAATTCAGTATTGCATAGTCATCAATAAAGAACACAATTTCAAAAGCCTTTGTGCTGTTGAAGCCAAACTCAGTTCTGATGATGCCTTTATGATGGCTCCAAAACCCGGTCTGGACTTCAGTCCATTTGACTTTGCCCATTTTGGCTTCCCTTCAGACACCAACTCGGGCAAAGAACGTGGTTTCCTAAAATCATCGTCAAAGTTTGGGCGCCAAATGTCTTCAAAGCCAAGAGTTGATCTGCATAAGATTTGCATTGGGAACAAGAACATCTTCACAGTGTCTGATCTGAAACCTGATATGCAGTACTACTTTGACATGTTTGCAGTAAATACTAACACTAACATGAGCACCGCATATGTTGGCACCTTTGCCAGAACGAAAGAGGAGGCTAAACAGAAGACAGTTGAACTGAAGGATGGCAAAGTAACAGATGTATTTATCAAGAGAAAGGGAGCGAAATTTCTACGGTTTGCTCCTGTTTCATCTCACCAAAAAGTCACCTTCTCTGTTCATTCGTGCCTGGATGCTGTTCAGATCCAAGTTAGAAGAGATGGAAAACTTCTCTTGTCTCAAAATGTTGAGGGTGTACGGCAGTTTCAGCTTCGAGGAAAAGCAAAAGCTAAATATCTAATTAGgctgaaaggaagcaaaaaaggTGCTTCCATGTTGAAGATTTTGGCTACAACAAGGCCTAATAAGCAgtcatttccttctcttcctgaAGATATGAGAATCAAAGCCTTCGACAAACTTCGCACATGTTCTTCTGTCACAGTGGCATGGCTAGGGACACAAGAGAGAAACAAATTCTGCATCTACAAAAAGGAAGTGGATGATAATTATaatgaagaacagaagaaaagagaacagaATCAATGCTTGGGTCCAGatacaaggaagaaaacagaaaaggttctCTGTAAATACTTTCACAGCCAGAATATACAGAAAGCAGTTACCACAGAGACAATTCGAGGCCTGCAGCCTGGCAAATCCTACCTGCTGGACGTTTACGTCATAGGGCATGGAGGGCACTCTGTTAAATATCAGAGCAAATTGGTGAAAACAAGGAAGTTCTGTTAG